The Plasmodium gaboni strain SY75 chromosome 5, whole genome shotgun sequence nucleotide sequence AAATTATCTATCATGTCTTTTACTTCTTCCTCATCTTCATCTTCACTGTAGCCTTTGCATAGGGTGAACATCTTGACcaaagaaatatatatgcaaaaaaaaaaatactatttatatatttaaaataataataaaacaaattaaattatacacataaatgtttatatatatatatatatatatatatatatatatatatatatatatatatatatgtataatttttttttttttttttttttttttttttttttttttaaatattttttcataaataattaaatgtataaaaatattaagtGTAGATTAACCAACTTGTATctatatgtataatatatatgtggaatgtattttatatatatatatatttatttaaatatattttttattttattatttattttgttcttttgtactatattaattataatttatcaataaataatatcaaGCCTTATTTTAAgtataaatttttattcataagAATAACATATAACTATACccaacatatatataataaatatatatatgtatatatatatatattatatatatatatatatatatatatttatttatatatttattattttatatattaatggatgaaaatatatatatatatatatatatatatatatatatatatatatatatataaatgataatatatatattattttatatgtaaaaattattcttatttgataacatatatgcatataatatatatatatattttttatatatattatttaatcTGTGCTTTAATTCTTTTGggtatatttttttttataaacattaaaaaaaaaaaaatttattctttttttatactaTATGAAGATTTATATAGTAaggaatataaaaagaagaaaaaaatatttataggcggataaatatttatacattacaaatacataaagatataaaatatattctgagagaaatatattttaaaagaataaaaaaaaatatacataaattatatatatatatatataggaCCCATATCAAGGTattaacaataatatatttttgcatataaaatattttttaaaaatccaaatgtatatcatttaaatttaacattattttgaagaatgaatgatataaaaatatagtaGACTCTTTCAAAGATagaaataattaataataaaatattatacatatatataatatatatatatattttttatattttatataaatttttttttttttttttttttttttccttttaaAGTTTTCCGCTTACATATTTTTCACTCGTTTTTTAATTgacataaaaaaaaaaaaaaaagaagaaaaagaaaaaattaaattaaattaaattaaaataacaatatgttttatgtcacacacatatatatatgtataatattttcataatggtcatattattttatgttaaacgtataaacaaaaaaaaaaaaaaaataaataaattaaaatatataaatatatacattcatgtatatatatgtggtggtatttataaatttatcCTTTTTGAGAAATAATTAGTAGGATGTTTTTCCTTTGAGgtgtttttctttttttttcttccgaattaattataaaaattaaatttatcacttttaattataatataatcagtatatggttttttttttaaatatacatattgATCAACTTCATAATATAGATCTTTATCAAAGGGTGTTGAGAAATATTTAAGTGTATCTCCATTTTGATTATCACAACTAATTTTACTTTTGGGtattacataataaaatattttattcataaataaattatgaaataaagttttcatatttttaaaatttatttgattACTTATTTGTCCATCTTgatttttttgatataaataagactgaataataaatttttttatttgtaatttattattagGCTTATCTAATTGTTTGATGGTGTCGTTTGAACACATTTGTTTAAATTTATTAGCTAgttcattttcttttattagATTCATTAAGCGTATTAGATTTTTTCCAGTGAGTGTTAATAAGAATTGCTCTAGAAGTGTGATAATTTCTTGATGTGTTAAAACatgtaattttttaattaactgtaaattatttaattctttttttaagaTAAGTCCAggttttatatatagattaatattatgagataaattaatatctatttgttctttttttatattattaatataattaaattctttaagtatagtattaataaaagaatttCGACCTGTATAAATATGTCCTATAACACCATATGTAatttgattatttttagataatttttgcattatatttttaataggacaagtttttatattatacatattattattcattgtaatattattataataataattattatttttataatttttttcatttgatttatttttaactAAATAAGAGGGTGatatacttttatttataaaactTATAAATGGTAATGTTATAAAATAGGTACGAAAAAAAAGTACCCATTGTTCTATAATTCCATTGTCAATAAGATCacatttatttaatataattattatttgtttcttacaagaattaataaaatttataatatctttaTCAAGATATATTAATGGATTTCTTATATctataacataaaaaacaacatcactattttttataacatctaataaattatcaacataaatatatatctcATTCAAATTGTTATAATTAcattcttttattttatcatatattttcattttatcAAGAAAATCTAAATTAACATAATCACTAAAttgtaaattatttatataatcatctgatatattttcttctttatcttttgtattattattcttattattcttatttgtatttattatattttcattatctCTACTATTTTCTTCACCTTCAATTGTTgaaatatcattttttataaaatacttaatattttttaatgtcGTATCATCATGATgatttatttgtatttcTCTACAATTTgtaatatcattttttttcttttttttatttaaagataaattttttatattctctaaaatgtttttcttaaatataCATTCTGGAATCTTCAAAGATTTCTTTGTGCTCCTCCTATTATGGATATTCGTTTTCTTTATGATCTTTTTTAGTTTCTTTTTATGAGCAGAGacttttttaataatagCATATTTTTGTTTCAACGTTTGCCTTTTGCTATTCTTTTGTAATTTCACCATCTTAATCGAccaaaaataaaaataaaaataaaaataagaaataaatcaatatgaagataataaataaatatatatatatatatgatatacttatatatattttttggggggaattttttctatttatttataacCATATACCATATAATTCTATGCCATAcaattttatatcatataataattttattttattttttttttttttattcatttgtggcttttatataaataaatatataaaatatcttttaagattatttttcaaatcTTGCTAGCATTAATtataactatatatataatatataaaatatgatcTTCACAAAATTAAccatataataatatatatacatatatttttaagttataatatattgttaGAAAAGATtgaaattaaaattttttttttttttttccttcttaatattttttttttattattcatatataaaaataacagAAATCTTTATATAGggttaaaaaaaatttataattttttcatatagtttttttggaatattgaaaatttatttataaataaggagcaacaaatgaataataaaatatatacatatatgaatatatatatatgtttatttatatattactttttttttaatgttacaaaaattttaaaagataatttttttttatatatatatatgaatatataattagtatatattttatatttgcctttaaatataattgtaataatataataatgcAGCATTTTTTTCCTAACTGATGTTGgattttataaattttttatattgttatttataaataaaaataaaaaaaaataaaataagaaatcgaacataatttataattattataatgttaaacgtttttatatttaaaataattttataatttatttattttgtgGGTGATATATACTCACCTTTTTGTAAAtcaattaaatatttataaaaattatatatatgatgaatatatatatatatatataattttaaaaaaattgtcATGTATTTTGTTTAGCAGGAATatttgatttatataaaagaaaaaatatagatatttatttttatgtcataaaatttaaataatatatatgtaaatataaataatatttattttatgtatatcttattttccacattttttatatgcctataaaatataacagaatatgttttattcaaataaaatCTTACCTATgcttattatttttaattataataatatctttataataataaaatagtTAATATATCATTCTCATTTAATcttatacattttttaaaaaaatattattggatattttatatttaaatataaaaggatgataatattatatttctttgcctttcattttttatatattctttatattgtatactttaacatatttttcttaCAATACAAAagagaaatatataaagattatatatatatatgtatatatagaaatagaaaggaaaaaaaaaaaaaaaaaaaaaaaagactAATTTGGCTATATAGctatttaaaaaaaaaaaaataaaataaaataaaataaaatagtTAGGTAGCTAATACACAAATGTATTTACACacacatacatatatatatatatattaaataattaaaaaatttgaaaTCCTAAAATTTGTGGGCAACAACAACATCACCGGggtttatattttcttcatatttaCTATCATCTGATTGTACCTTTAAGAAAACATAGAcagatatattataatatgatatattgatatattgataattatgaattttattttattttatttatttatgcATTACTGATCCTCTTAATCCAcattttttactttttaaaCATGATTGATGAGGTTGTTCCCTTTTGATAAAATCAAAAACTACATAGCCTTCtctattaataaaataatcTATGCTCTCACAAAAATAGCCCTCTATATTATctgtataaataaataaatatatatatatatatatatatatatatatgtatttatgtttatttttttttggaaggataaatgaattattatccttattattcttattattcttatcattcttatcattctttatttttaaattttaacCTTCACTATTTTTGGACTGAAAGTTTAATATcaaaaattttttgttattttcctaagaaaaaatgaaaaatcAAAATCATTACATTAAACATAtgtgatatatatatatatatatatatatatatatatatatatgtatatttattcatgTATTTCtctttaaatttaatatgatacataacaacaaaaaaaaaatttccttataatttaaagaagaattcaaagaatataaaataaaacaaatgttttaattttatgaatattatttccCCTATTTAATAACCTTTCCTTTTTGGATTGCTTCATTTAATGaattgaaaaatattttgtcAACTTGATTACTACAAATTCCTTGTGAATTGATAAGTGATGGAGaaaaattttcaaaaaCATTTCCCTTTATACTTGTTACCCATCTGGAAATAATGATTtatgaatttttatattattactatttattattaagaaaaaaaaaaaaaaaaaaatgtaatatattttttgtgttCATTGTGTTATAGTAATTTAAGGTTTTGTAAtatgttttctttttcttttacgtatcatcatatttaggctgttttaaattaattttcTTATCGTAGCATAGTCgaatttcttttttcttctgattatataaaaaataattacaaAAAGGGTCTTCATCACAATActaaatatgaaaaataaataaatatatatatatatatatatatatatatatatatgtatatatattttttgttttgtaTATATACCAATTCTCCTTGTTTTATGGTGTattcttcatttttctTGTCTATAACTTTTCAAAAGTATAGCAtatctaatttttttatatatatacatattatgAATACAATAAGggtatattatatatatatatatatatatatatatataattgtatgTATTGTTATTTATGTTAATATGTAACCATTATAGTTTTTGCAATCTATATATGCatctataaaaaaaaaaaaaataaatacatatatgtatattaatatatatatatatatatataattgttgTATTTTAGgacatatataaatatactttttaaaaCTAAATAGTTAGTCTGTTCTAATGcattattaaaattgaAACATGAAAGctaaaaaaataaaatataatgatacatttttttcatttaatgttaaattaatttttttaaataaataaataaataaatggGTATGTCTTcttaaattatatatatatatatatttttaacCGTCTTTGCTATTGTTATATAGAGGAGCCAATAAGaatataacattttaaatgtagatattgtttataaatgtgtagaacaatatatatatatttttcagTGTATATTAGATAAAGGgtaaaatattataatgctttttataaacacaacaaaaaaaaaaaaaattaaaaattaaataaaaatatgaaaattgGATGAGcaaaatatgaaatatattagcaaatataatttttttatttctcTTTTATCCAATTGTTAACATTTTCTGTTTATAATTGTTATTTTTCCTTTACCTTCtccatttatatatatatatatatatatatatatatatattttaatatgtgtatatacaaaaaaagaaaataaataaaaatatcaaaCATATTGTAAGAATCataagtaatatatataaatatatatatatttcctCCCTTCTTTATGCAATTTTGAATGACtcaatatataattatttatttttattttatatatcttgtcagatgtttaaaaaagaaagttttgaaaaataatgaaaagaCATTATCAAATGttattgaaaatataaaaatttatacgttttcataataacaaaaaaatatagttaataaatgaataactaaatatattaaaaaaaaaaaataaaataaaaataaaataaaataaaataaaaatgaatttttttttataatttataataaaaattggGTTTTCACACGTGAATATTAGCATCATctaaataaataaatatatatatatacatatatttatatatatattttttttttatcctATAACAAAGTGACTCTTAAAACCAAGTTCCTCTTTGGAGTCTTCGACTTTTTCTTTTCGGTccaatataaatataagtaCTCCAATAACACTTAAACATATTAAGGTTATATAGAGTATGGAATAGAATTTTTTGGATGGATTAACAGAAAGTTGTATTTGCCatttatttgaattatttaaagGATATGgaataacaataatatgAGAATTTGGTATAATAGAGACCcacatattataatatttttgttcaTGTGTTGGCATACCAACATAGAATTCTTCAACATAATTACTTGTTCTTCCTAATCCAAAAAGTACATATGGTAATTGTAATGGGAAATGTGCTGACTGACTTTTTTGAACTCCTATTCTACTTGATTTGACTCCATTAACATCAATAACAGTTATTTTGAATGTAGGTCCATGAGCATTACCACCTAATGTTTTGGTTGtaattttatctttttctttataaCAATCATTAACACATATACCGTTAAGAGCAGTTGATTTTAAGAATAAAGAATCTGTTTCattatttcttataaatCCAACAGCTGCATATTTggtttttttattacttgtaatatatttaccaaatattaaaatatctAATACACCATTTTCGAATATATCAAAGAATGCTGCATTATATACATCTGTTACTGATTCTTCTGGTGATGTTACGAACtgataaaaattatagaaTCCTCTAACTTCTAATGAGTTTTCTTCATAATGTActtttaattcatttttatatatacgtacatatttttgtcctttatcattttttaaagttATTAATAAATCTAAATAACCATCATCATCTATATCACCTACActtaaataatatggataatCAGCATTACCAGATAAATGTAAACCTGATGTATCTACAACTGAAATAAAATcatcatttaaattttgTTGAAATTCAAAATCACTTTCAGAACAAAGATTGGATGCTGGTCTACATTTTGTTTCATCTGGTTTCTTCCAAGAACTATcacaaatttttttttgtatatttggaataaaatatattttatcatcaCTAACACAACAATAATTACAAAATGAACTCTTTACACATGTAGGGACAACTAAATCGATTGAACCATCTCCATTAAAATCACCAAATAGAACTTGTAAAGAATTAGGTGGTAATAAATAATCTTGTGAATATTTAACATAAAAACTTTTTCCAtcaataattttatttaacCATATTTCTAGTGCAACCCTTTTTTCATATGAATTATAAACTGTAAAAACTAAATCAGATTTACAATCTCCATTAATATCAACAACTGCACTAGAATTAGGATTAGTAATTTCATCTAATTCTGaatattgaaaaatattaatatttttccaTAAAAAACTTTTAAATCCATTTCTTGTATTAATCCATATAAATCTAAAAAATCCATCAGGTCCACCAGATTGTTGTCCTATAATATCTGGTAATccatcattattaatatcacATATTAATGGATgtatatttgtataatatatattatcttcttCATTATCTGTAATAGATTCAtcattttgttcttttttttttgaattccatatttcttctaattgatcattatcattttgtaaaaatgctgatatataatatttattcGATTTATTACTATCTTTAATATCTTTAAATAAAACTAATACATCTAATGCACCATCAAAATTTAAATCAATAGCAGTCACATTCACAATCTTCCCTTCAAAACTAACTTCGGTGtgataaataaatttattttcttttacactaaatacatatataaatatagtacttaataatttatctttatcatatttaaataatattaaatcTGTTTTTACATCTGAGTTATAATCACCGAAATCACCTATCTCTGCATCTATATTTAAACctatattataatttattttatattctactttttcatttgtatttataGATTTCCATTTCTCTAAAAAATTCCAGTTATAACCTTCAACATAATAGGactttatattattctcattattataaaaaaatttatttgCAAATTTTGACAGAAGGTTATAGGTACATATAATCAACAGaatttgaaaaattatacttttctttttgcatcttaaaaaattatacatttttttcttttttttttttttttttttttttattaaacTGTTACATAATAGgttatatagaaataatacaacgaaattgtttttatataaaaaatatatatatataaatatatatatatataaattaatttttatattttttttggatTAAGAAGGATACGctacatataaatatgtgCACATctttttg carries:
- a CDS encoding hypothetical protein (conserved Plasmodium protein, unknown function), which codes for MLYSYWLLYITIAKTLSCFNFNNALEQTNYLVLKNAYIDCKNYNVIDKKNEEYTIKQGELYCDEDPFCNYFLYNQKKKEIRLCYDKKINLKQPKYDDTWVTSIKGNVFENFSPSLINSQGICSNQVDKIFFNSLNEAIQKGKENNKKFLILNFQSKNSEDNIEGYFCESIDYFINREGYVVFDFIKREQPHQSCLKSKKCGLRGSVQSDDSKYEENINPGDVVVAHKF
- a CDS encoding hypothetical protein (conserved Plasmodium protein, unknown function), coding for MYNFLRCKKKSIIFQILLIICTYNLLSKFANKFFYNNENNIKSYYVEGYNWNFLEKWKSINTNEKVEYKINYNIGLNIDAEIGDFGDYNSDVKTDLILFKYDKDKLLSTIFIYVFSVKENKFIYHTEVSFEGKIVNVTAIDLNFDGALDVLVLFKDIKDSNKSNKYYISAFLQNDNDQLEEIWNSKKKEQNDESITDNEEDNIYYTNIHPLICDINNDGLPDIIGQQSGGPDGFFRFIWINTRNGFKSFLWKNINIFQYSELDEITNPNSSAVVDINGDCKSDLVFTVYNSYEKRVALEIWLNKIIDGKSFYVKYSQDYLLPPNSLQVLFGDFNGDGSIDLVVPTCVKSSFCNYCCVSDDKIYFIPNIQKKICDSSWKKPDETKCRPASNLCSESDFEFQQNLNDDFISVVDTSGLHLSGNADYPYYLSVGDIDDDGYLDLLITLKNDKGQKYVRIYKNELKVHYEENSLEVRGFYNFYQFVTSPEESVTDVYNAAFFDIFENGVLDILIFGKYITSNKKTKYAAVGFIRNNETDSLFLKSTALNGICVNDCYKEKDKITTKTLGGNAHGPTFKITVIDVNGVKSSRIGVQKSQSAHFPLQLPYVLFGLGRTSNYVEEFYVGMPTHEQKYYNMWVSIIPNSHIIVIPYPLNNSNKWQIQLSVNPSKKFYSILYITLICLSVIGVLIFILDRKEKVEDSKEELGFKSHFVIG
- a CDS encoding putative nucleolar preribosomal GTPase, producing MVKLQKNSKRQTLKQKYAIIKKVSAHKKKLKKIIKKTNIHNRRSTKKSLKIPECIFKKNILENIKNLSLNKKKKKNDITNCREIQINHHDDTTLKNIKYFIKNDISTIEGEENSRDNENIINTNKNNKNNNTKDKEENISDDYINNLQFSDYVNLDFLDKMKIYDKIKECNYNNLNEIYIYVDNLLDVIKNSDVVFYVIDIRNPLIYLDKDIINFINSCKKQIIIILNKCDLIDNGIIEQWVLFFRTYFITLPFISFINKSISPSYLVKNKSNEKNYKNNNYYYNNITMNNNMYNIKTCPIKNIMQKLSKNNQITYGVIGHIYTGRNSFINTILKEFNYINNIKKEQIDINLSHNINLYIKPGLILKKELNNLQLIKKLHVLTHQEIITLLEQFLLTLTGKNLIRLMNLIKENELANKFKQMCSNDTIKQLDKPNNKLQIKKFIIQSYLYQKNQDGQISNQINFKNMKTLFHNLFMNKIFYYVIPKSKISCDNQNGDTLKYFSTPFDKDLYYEVDQYVYLKKKPYTDYIIIKSDKFNFYN